In the genome of Carya illinoinensis cultivar Pawnee chromosome 13, C.illinoinensisPawnee_v1, whole genome shotgun sequence, the window ttaattaaaattagtcATTTTGCTGGAATTAACTGGtcataaataaacaatttttttgtagtgataattctacttatcattctaCATATCACatgatttttattaatttttttcataataagtATGTAGTATATGGATAacgagtaaaataatttaattaatttaataaaaataaaattaaaatatataaaatactgtGTGTAGTGTAAGATAATAAGTAGCATTTGACTTATTATTACAATATATGCCTGATATTTAAATGGTGCTGTTTATTAATCCACATGGCTATAGTACTATTTTGTCTTTGCTGGCTATCCACATGgctgaagaaaagagaaaagaatagagaagAGAAGAGGGGTGGTTATATAttcgttttcctttttttttttttttttttttggtccaaaaaaatggaaatgaacTCTGCATTAATGCAGATTCTTCTATATACGTACGTTCTATGCACATGCTAGCTTCTCTGATTACAATACACCACCATTGACTAAGAACGTCACGATGTACGTACTTTGAACCAATCCAATACGACTTATAAACCCTAAAAACAAATCTGCATTAAACAAGTAATTATCTGATCATCTCCCGGATAATCCCAAGAAAAATTTAATGATGTCATGATCGTGCTTGAATTGCATGCATGGACCATTATAATCTTGTGATTgtcatgttaatttatatatatttgtatatatatatatatatataatattcagcAGGACATGATCGATCATGATGATAAATCTTGTCGGTTTTTGTGTTTGTTTAGGTGTAAGAGCCTGATGTTCCGGGAAAGAGATCGAGATGATCTGCCAGTTATGATAATGTATGTGTGTGGAGGCTGTCAgcttacatatattataattgaattaaataaaaataaaaataataaaaatagataaatgataattataataGTAAATATGTAAGcgtcgtgtaattattttttaaaaaaattaaataaatataagacttatataaaaaattaatattttgatatatatagtaaattttactttttttttttaaaaaatgactaTACAATACTTAAGTACTAGACGAGTATAAATAtagcattattttaaaaaattttgttgcGTAGACCCGTACGTGGTTAATTGTGAGCCGTCAATCACGAGGCATCACCGGATCGGAGCATGTGCATCCATACATGCAATTGGATGCATTAAGCCTGCATGCAGTCATGCATGAATGATGAATTAATGAATCGGTAGAAAGGAGACAAACCAGTTCACTTTCAACCAATATTTTCTGCACGAAGAACCCATAGTTTTGAAATtaagacatgcatgcatgcatatattatCCTCTAGACTAATTCCAACACAATTAGGATAATCTCGTAATGCATTATCCTCCATTGTAGAGATGACACGTAATGCCACATGacatgcagcatgcatgcatgtgagacaaaacttgaaattgatCATCATGGGAAGCTTCCAGGCCATGAACTAGCTAGAACGTCGATCGTACGTACGAAACAAAACAACTGCACGCGCGCATGCttttggaaaaaagaaatggCATCTAGTTAGAAGATGCATGATTTTACAAACATGAGATTAAAGGATttaacgcatgcatgcatggagtaCTTTTACTGTGTGCAGATGAGTTTTGTACATGATGGATCGATGATGATCATCAGCATGTCCATAACAAGCAGACAGACAGCTTGTTCGTTTTCTGACGACATTTAGGTACTTCCATGTGATCTAGCTTTGTCAGTTACCAATAGTACTGCTAGATAATCCACCATGATACGTCTGTGATATATAATAGGAGGGGTTCCACCATTTTTTGTCATTCTCCCAAGAGCTTCTGCATGATTTGATGAGCTTACAAGCAGTGTACGTAGCCCACTCAGCTATCGTGATACCGATAGATGCATTAGAGCATCCGCATCAGTCTCGTTAAAATATTGTCTAAGTTTAAAATAGCCaagattttaactattttttatctGTAATGGCCTAGTCAAACTTCAAAAGTTTGACATAAAGGCTACAATAATTATAAGCTGCTCTCCAACATTGGCGAGCTATTGTACCCAGTCCATgcattagtttataatttttttttcacccgCTTTCTCCCCTTTCCCTCGGTTTCTTGTTTTCCATCAACAAAATCActcctctttctttctcccgAATGCTCGGATTCGCGCTTCTTCTTCAGCCGCTGCGTTGAATCAAGTCTAGCGGTTGCCTCCTCTAGCAGACGCCGTCGTCTCCGAGCGGTCCAAAGTAAGTCTCTCTTCCTCTATCTTCCtcgctcttctctccctcttctctgttGAAGTATTCCGAACCAAACTCAGCCCTCTTCTCTCCCCCTTCTCCGATTGCCAATGAAATGTTCATGTTTTTCATCTATTTCGTGCCCTGTTTTGCCCAACCAGGTAGAATCAGCCTCATCGGCTTGAAGATACCCGATTCACGCCGAAGGTTCTTCCTCCACTCATCTGCCACTACAGGTACCATATGTTTGGGTaaatgtttttggttttttttttttttttttttttttttttgtagatgaaATGGTAAACAGTTGTggttattgtttttattttttcttgcatTTGGGCGAGAAATTTGGTTATATCTAAAATCTGGAAGTGCTTGGAGTGTTGTTTGTCTTGTTTATTGTTGTAAATGGTAAATGGTTGTGGATTATTGTTGTAAATGGAGTGTTGTTTGTCTTGTTTATCCAATTTATCCCAtaaacacacacatatagatatagatattgTTGTAAACGGTTGTGTTTGTCTTGTTATACCCGTGTTTGCTAGCTCACGAAACCAATGAAAAGATGAAAGAACAGAATCCTGGGTGATTGGCGGTAATATTTTTGTGATGGATGCTAAACtgagataaataatattatattattttttagacttggggatagctagtccaatgtggaCTAATTTAGCTAGAAGTTCATATTATAGCTAAAACACAATattctagctaaattttagacttggcaATCGTTAGGCCATTGTCAATGCTCTTAGATCAGTTTTTGTACAACAATTTAAAAGAAGACAAGTGTTAcgtacattaaaaaaaaattatataaaaataaatttacgaaATGATGTGATTTCATGTGAACGATTGAACGTGTCGCTAGCATAAAGGTaaggattattattatttttttataaatatttgttaacatctttaatcattaaaaaaatacacaattttattaataatcatttttttaattattaaataaaaaataaattaaaaaaaattaaaatacattagggATAAAATTGAACGGTAAGATTAAGATTGAGAGTTTCCACTTACATTTTCCTTGTAAAATTGGATGTACTCATGTACATTActccaaatattatatataatggttTCCTATTATACAGTAGagtagtgaaaaaaaaaaggcatgcaGATGGTAGCAAGGGTAACTGGAAACAAGTACCAAATAACtgttaaaaaccaaaaaaagtaCCAAATAATTGAGAGGCCTATCTATCCATAGGGTCTCAAATCTTCCCTCCTCATAAATGATTGGGATACATGCACAAGAATACGTACGTGATTCAACCGTCCCTTTTAaaacactcacatgaactttgccTCTTTACGACTgtctcttttataatttttttttccctttctttgcaATATGATCAGCTTGGAAAACCGCCAATTTATGTCAcgtttcaatttcttttataattaccaatatatatatatagaaaaatgatatttataattataattatgcaAGTAGCATGcagttactttaaaaaaaataattaatatggaatccacataaaaaaaaactaattttttaatcatgaatctcactcttttttaaagcgattacaCGACGTTTATAatttcacaattatatataacattacttatatatatatatatatatagtgtccaCATGCCAGCAtgtgaaataaatattaatttcatagaccaatatcattaatttattttagaatgATATCTTTACTACAAGACATTTTGTTACTTTTATCgaccaaattaaaacaaaatcattattTGTCAGTAGTACtgttcatgcatttttttaattcctATTAATTGAGCTGTCCGATTGACCCATCTCTCGAGTTTCAACAAATAACCTTGTGATTaatgctggtttttttttttggctcgaTCTTTTGCTTTCTCTATAATATTTGGTGTttggtgaatttatttttataaaattttattatgattttaGCATTTCTCAAATCTCAATACCAGGTATCTacagtgcatgcatgcatgtctaATATTTAGgcagcaaatattttattttattattttttattttctccctctctctctctctttttttttaatagatgagAATTAAGCCGATATGGACAAGAACTAATATTGTATATTGAAGGTGATAATTTAATCAATGAAGGAAATCATGGAGTCGGTCCATTGTTTTATTCGATTAGCTAgctagtaatatatatttatatatattaatcaataTACGTTAATaacaatatgaatattttttgtttttattggaaggattttcttattatatataccGAAATCGATAACTGTCGATCGTTAGAAGCAAACCAAAACATAAAGCAATATCAAAACCCATGAACTGAAATTTGAAAGTTGCAACGAATTGAGACATCGCacaagttatataatatatatatatatatatgtatgtatggagtaatgctatatatagttatagagtgTATAAATATCGTACAATAACTTTAAAAAGAGTGAGGTATaccattaataaattatatttttttatgtaaatctcatatttatttattatttttcaaaaaattaaatagtatTTACGTAGTcatgttatttttcttatatatgtaATCGATTGAGCAGCTTAATTACGTACTTACATGAAAGATACAAATTAATTGTTGGatataattaataatgtatTGCACGTTggatcaatataaaaaaaatatttaaaataattgtaacgTTTTACTTATgaaatagttttatttatttatttattatttttatagtttttgaaATGGAACGTAAAAAATTCATGTTGACAAAAAGGATGCTTATATTTGCAGTTGGTGTGAGGCTGCATTAAATAACATTAAATTCTTCAAACCAACAATTGGAAGACACACAGGAAAGGCTCAAATTCTGGCCGGTATACGACCACTTTCTCCATCTTCCTTGATCACTTCCTTTCACCTCTCCCTTAAATATGGCACTGGAAAAGCCCTCTGATCACATTAATTAGCAACAACCCCTAAGGACACAGATACATACATTCACAAGCCCAAAAACCATTATTCCAACCCACTTCCCCGCAGCGAGCTTTTTCGATCTAGATCCAACATGGGCAAGAAGATCATGAAACTGTCTTCACTTTTcaagaacaaagaaacaaagCAGCAGCCATGGCAATGGGCCTCGTGTAAGCATCCCAAGACCTTTTCTTTCCGAGCTGGGGACGAAATGTTCAAGACAGTGAACTCGGTTTTCTTTGGCTCCATCGTGGATGGGGTAGAAGTGGAAACACCAGAGTCTTTGTTCACAAATTCTTCTGAATCTGCGAGCTACTCAACCGAGTCCGAGGAGTACTTCGACAGGGAATCACTCGAGATGGTGGTGCGGGGAGTGAAGTCCGAGAGGCTGTTTTTCGAGCCCGGTGATTCGAGCTCCATCTTAGAGAAGAAGGCGAAAGATCATGATCATGGCGGCTTTCCATTCAAAGAGAGCGTAGTTTTAGCAATGGAGTCAGAGAATCCGTACATTGATTTCAAGAGGTCAATGGAGGAGATGGTGGAATCTTATGGGGTGAAAGACTGGGATTGCTTGGAGGAGTTGCTGGGGTGGTATTTGAGGATGAACGGGAAGAAGAATCATGGATTTATAGTCGGAGCCTTTGTGGATCTGCTTGTTGGTCTTGCTGCAACAACTACTTCATCATCTTCTGATTCAACTTGTTATTTTTCtgctgtttcttcttcttcttctctttcttcctctgCATTATTATGTTCATCTGTTGATCATGGTGAGATTGAGATTGAGGAGGTAGAGAAGAGACGGTAATAATGTCTTAGCTAGCTTAATTTTAATGCATCACTTTTCTATGTATATTTCTAGGTTAAAAGCTGACAATATATATTacttttcacttttctttttgattcGGTCTCATATATTCATGCTAATTGTCTCTCAAAGTAGCTAAAGCCATGAGATTGTTAGCTGCCATGGGAAAGGGAGGCCATAGGTTCAACTCTTCATGTTTGGAAAAAGAGTTCTCATCCGATTTTTCCTGAAATATAAATGATCACAGATTCACATGCAGCCCATCTCTTCGAGCAAAcgctaatttttttcctttaaattttatcaattttaattatatttattgatgtgatATAACGTAAACGACAGGTGCGAGGAGGATATAAGTGTGATGTACTTAATTACTGTACAGGGACATGCTTACATTAAATGAAAATCTGAGTGATGAAATGATAGAATCTTAGGTAGAGATTTTCAAAGTTCTGACAAATTGTAAACAGGCACAGGGACAGCTATTCTTTCAAGCATGATAACTTGGAGAGAGCTCCACCGCAGAAATTGGTATAAAGTAGGTTGATGAAATGGAGAAAGTCTGATTCAGGTTAGGCTGCTACTTTCCAAGCTGTCTCCCACACAGCCTGTTTCTCCTCTCCTTGCATGATAGGCTTAGCTACTTGGAAGCAAGTTATCCGTCTCCTTCATTATTGAACTATAGAGCCTTTCGTATCCCTATAATCCGAATCATCCGgtcccttttatttatttatttatttatttatttattaattttaagaagCTGGTAGTATTATTAGAGAGAGAACTGAAAATTGACATTTCTCCTTTTTAAGTATAAATGACTATTCATTCAGGtatgagaaaataatttatataaattttaaatggataagttttacaaaaatctttataaaaaagaataaattctatattaaaaaattattttttataaatagtacttacctttttataaaatgtttagaggagatttgtttatttaaaatttgtacttTATATTACTATACTCATCATCAATGATGCTATGCACATGATGGGAGGTTCTGAAATAATGTCAAAGGGGAAAACTATGCAGGGGAGGTTCTGAAATAATGTCGAACACTATGCACATATGATATTATCTCATGCATGCAAGTACTGGATGTCAGCGTGTGACGATACAGACCAATGAATGAGTCCCTCGAAACTTGGGGGGGTGTCAAAGCTGGTCAAATCTGAAAAAATAGCAgtcagaatgttgaaagaaaatcaaaatcttcaaaaaaatggaagaaaacaCAACCAAAAGTAAAGGAAGAACAGAGAATATGGAGGAAGTATAGTGCATATCATAAATCAAGGGGCATTTCACTTCACTCAGGCACATAAAAGAATTGGAacttgaggacaaacaaagctTCCGGCAGGACGGCAGGTCTTACCAAGAAGACCCCATATTGTCACAACAGCCTGCGACAACATCCTAATTTCATTTCTGGTTAGATCAATAGCTATCTCGTTCTCTGAAAATGATTTGTGATAGGATCCAAGAAACAAATATGGGTAACCAGAGACAAAATGATCTcgcaaattctctctctctctctctctctctctctctctctctctcctcaaacaTATGCATTTCCACTCTTTATGTCCTTAAGAGTGTATAGTTTTCCATAATGACAGTCACATATGATATATCCAAGGCTCAAAAGGAAAGGAGAGGCATAAATTGCTTGTGATCAGTGAAAAAAATTCTCTGCTGCAGATAATGAAAGTTACAGCAAAACTGTAAGAACAATGCAATATAAAGCAGTTCCTTTAGAACCACGTACACAAGCGTTAACTGAAGATGTAAGGATTAGGCAGTAGGGTTCTTTTGAAATTAATATACCTTGGGGACGTGAATTTATTTATTGCGCAACGTTTCAAGGGAGACCCAACTCTACTTTAAAAGGACTAATGCATGTGACATCGATATTGACTAATTAATGATTGTAGGTGGTATTATATTCTTGATACTTAATACACTTCCCTCCTATGCGGCGATTTTTTCTCAACACTtactatatttaattaaattatattaaaatgtaaatataaataCAGGATTCGAAATCGAGACTTATactatgatattatataaaattatcactTATCTTAAAAACTTAAGTAGATGAGAAGAAGTAAATttaactatttatattatatttttaaagagtAACACTACTGTGCCGCTTTCAGCTTATCGCTGCAAGTGACCGCTAGTGTAAAAGTAGTATTTTTTATGATTCacattatttatcatttttaaatattttaaaaaatatataaaatatatattaatacactatAAAtcacattcttaattattaaataaaaaaaattcgttGAGAAGTCAAAATGGAGCAGTAACTATTGGGCAgcatagtagttttttttttttcatttttaaaactaatttaaaaagattatatgaACGAAGGTAAATCATAACCATGGGATCTCCCTTTTTAGACCCCAAACCCATTGCCGGTCTGCCACGGTCCCGTTAAATTGCTAAGAAAATAACACGGAATCACATTTTGTGAGTTATAatgctctctgtctctctgatCTCTCCAACAGCCCTACTTGTTCGTgagttttccttttcatttttctagctGAGCCTCAAGCCCATAGAATGTCATTTTTGGCCCACGGTGAAGCCCAACAATAACCAAAGATGTCACCCCAATACCATTGTCAGTTTGACAAAAATAACACCGAATCACATTCAGTGTGCGAGTCAATCTTCCTTGTATTCTCTCCTACCCCGTCTATGAATTTTGTTTTGCTCTACTTAGTCTTGATATCTACTCGTCAATTTTATCTTCCAGAtatttaatcatataaataatgatttttaCAATGTTCAAGTATACTGTCTCTTGCaaattctttataatttataaaaaaaaggtagATTTCaccgtaaaaataaattttttttacaattttttatggtgcagtctatatatatattatattatattttacagaGAATATGCACAAGACTTATATATTTGGGACTTGTACAAATAATTACTTTAATCCATatactttattttttcataGAACAATCACTAGATCATTACAatgtttcattttatcattacaaatttttcaaaatttctcataaaatataataaataattcaaaattttcaaattataaaatgataataatattaaaaattaatattataataatattttatttaactttcaattttcatctaaaaccatctcatttaATCTTATTATCCAAACTGCACCTAATTATCTCTTCGTATTCACATTCATTTTTTCGAAGaagattttaaaatagaaaacaaaaatatttatgatcaTGCAAATACATAAAACAACATATATTGGGATAAAATTGAATTTCCAAATAGTTCATGCAAGATTATATTGTAAACAGAACCCAGGATTTAAAAGGGTACCTCAAAgccagcttttttttttttttgattgaaGAGAGGGAAGATGTTTTCCTGTGCTGGAGTTTGTATTTATCATCAAAGGCATTATTCCTCCTCTTCGAGAACGgaggtttgaaaaaaaaaaataaagaagaagaagaagaagaaatggcaAGCACAGTTTCCTATTCCTCCAAACAGACAGCCAGTCCTCCCATCTTTTTCTCAGGTCTTGGTTATTGGTGGATGACCCTCCCTTTTTTGCTTTATCTTTTTCtaccttttctctttctcttttcatcATCTAGTTTTGAGCTTATTCTTAACAAAAGTGATTATTTCATTCCTAGTGTTTAAAGTTCAGTGCtttaagatatattttatagtcTGCACAATATTGTGAGACCAGCTTTTAACCATCCACATTCCTTTACGTCTAGAGATAGAGAGAGGGGCAAAGTTGCATCACATGCAGTCCACTTTCACATGCAAAGCACACAAGGACAAAATTTCCCTCACTAACAAGAAAAGCATAAACCCACATCCCATAATATCTGACACAAAGCCTCTTCATGAGTCTCCTCAACCGAAATATAAACCAGATAACTAGTTCCTCATTATATTGCTACCTTCACCTAGTCGCCTAGCTCCCTCAACAATGCTTTAAagcatttttttctctctatccAAATTAAACCCATTAAGCCAAAACCCTTAAAGAGTCTCAAGTGTCCTTTCTTTATATAGCTAGGATTTTAGCTGTGAATATTCAGTAAGAATTAAGAAGATGAGATCCAGTCTTTGCAGTATACAGCACGGTCTAACTGCTGAGGCAACAAGCATAGTGAAACAAGCGGTTAGCCTTGCTAAACGCCGAGGTCATGCCCAAGTGACTCCTCTCCATGTTGCTAATGCCATGCTTTCATCCTCCACTGGTCTTCTGAAAAGGGCCTGCCTTCAATCCCATTCTCACCCTCTCCAATGCAAGGCCCTAGAGCTTTGCTTCAATGTTGCACTCAACCGCCTCCCTGCCTCCTCTGCAAGCCCTCTACTAGGCCCTCGCTACTTGATCCCTTCCCTCTCCAATGCCTTGGTTGCAGCCTTCAAGCGGGCGCAGGCTCACCAACGCCGTGGTTCTATTGAAAACCAGCAACAGCCTATTTTAGCTCTAAAAATAGAGTTAGAACAGCTCATAATATCTATTTTAGATGACCCAAGTGTCAGTCGAGTCATGAGAGAGGCTGGTTTTTCGAGCACCCAAGTGAAAAATAGGGTAGAACAAGCTGTTTCTTTGGAGATCTGTTCTCAAAATAGAAGTACTCCTTCTATGAGTAGCCAATCCAAGATGGAAAGCACCAAGGCTCTAGTTCTAGGTACTAATATGCATCTTTCTCCACATTTTAGTCAGTTCAAAGTGTCACAAGCTAGATCCTTGGATCAATTCAGAAGTGAAGATGTAATGAGTGTGTTGAATGAACTTtcgaacaaaagaaaaagaaacactgTTATTGTGGGGGAGTGTCTGGCAAGCGCTGAGGGCGTGTT includes:
- the LOC122291325 gene encoding transcription repressor OFP13; translation: MGKKIMKLSSLFKNKETKQQPWQWASCKHPKTFSFRAGDEMFKTVNSVFFGSIVDGVEVETPESLFTNSSESASYSTESEEYFDRESLEMVVRGVKSERLFFEPGDSSSILEKKAKDHDHGGFPFKESVVLAMESENPYIDFKRSMEEMVESYGVKDWDCLEELLGWYLRMNGKKNHGFIVGAFVDLLVGLAATTTSSSSDSTCYFSAVSSSSSLSSSALLCSSVDHGEIEIEEVEKRR